From ANME-2 cluster archaeon:
CGCCGACAGCATTCCCACAGATCTCGCCGCTAAACCAGCCCCCACCTTGAGCCAATAAACTACGACCGCTGGGCTGAACTGGAATTCAAAGACCAACTGACCGATGAGGAGATGAAGGAAAAGCAGGCGCTTGAGAAAAAGAACCTGGCAGCCATCGAAAAGGTATACCAGCGCCTCGAGGATGATAAGGAGATTCAGGCGCAGATTGAGAGGATAAAGGCGCATGAGTGGGTACGGGTTGTGGAAGAAAATCATGGATAAGCCAGGGAATCTGAAAAAATGAAATCCCTCAACCACAAACAGCGAATCCTCCTGAAGGTCATCGAAGCACTTGACGAAAAAGGTACATCGTCCAGGTTCATGCTTGTGAAAAACCTGTTCCTGCTCGCCCATGAAGAAAACATAGGCCGCCTCATCAAATTCTACAACTTCTTTCCCTACAGGTACGGCCCATTTTCCAACGTATGCTATGCAGACCTCGCCAAACTGGAAAAAGAAGGATTACTGACCGAGCAAGGGACACACCTTTCATTAACCGAAAAAGGAATTCAAGCCGCCCGGACCGCAGACCGGAAGGCATCATTAAAAGTGAAGAGGGTTACACGCAAGTTCAATTCAGACCGTGATATACGAAAATATGTTTATAAAAAATTCCCCGAATACACAGTAAAAAGCGAAATAGTCCAGCAGCCCACAAAACAAACCACTCCTGGACTTTTCACAATAGGGTATGAAGGCAGGGATATTGACTCATTCCTCAACACATTGATAAAAAACGATATTGACCTCATAATCGATGTCAGGAAAAACCCTTTCAGCATGAATTTCAGTTTCACCAGAAACAAACTCCAGAACTACCTGGAAAAAATGGGCATGCAATACATCCACATCCCGGAACTCGGAATAGAAAGCAACCAAAGAGACAACCTGTCCACAATAAAAGACTACCAGGAACTGTTTAAAAAATACCGTGACACCACGCTAAAAGAATATCCCGACCAGATTGAGCACATCACACAATTGAGCAGGACACACCGTACAGCCCTCATGTGCTTCGAGGCAGATACAGCATATTGCCATCGAACCATTATCGCCAGGGACATAGAAATGAAACACGGGATGGAGGCGACTGCCCTTTGAAAGAAAACATCCTCGTGCTGGTCAGGGCAACACCGGAAAAAAGCAACCGACACGGTCACCTTGTTTGTGTTGCAGGAATAAATGAAGACAACCATCTAAGACGATTATATCCTTTCGAGTTCAGGCACGGAGAAAACCTCATCGACTTCAGGAAAAGGGACATGATAGGTGTCATCCTCGCAGAGCCGGACAATGATAAAAGACCAGAGAGCAGAAAAGTCGTCACTCACAAAAACCTTAACACACGACTAAACGATGAAGAAGTGCGCACCAGGATATTACCACTTGTAACTTCTATTGAAAAACTAAATGAAACAAGTGCAAGCCTGGGCATAATAAAACCAGAACTTCAGGACGTAAAAATTCAAATAAACACAACGAAAATATCTGATGAACAAACATACTTTTCAATGGCAGGAGATTATCTCGAAACACACGAAAAAGTGAAAATACCAGTGGAACTGAGATACCAGTTCAAATGTAAAAACGAACCCGGGTGCAAAGGCCACAACATAATTCTAATAGACTGGGAACTGAACGAACTGGCCAGAAATGTGATGCGCAACGACAATGACCCTGATGCAGTGAAGGAGAAAATCCGCACAAAATTCTTTGATTTCATGAAGGCAAGAGACCTCTATTTTTTTATGGGTACACATTTCCGCTTTGGTACATGGATTATTATAGGAATTTTCTATCCTTCACTACTGAAAAATACAATCTCCGATAGCACCGTTCAGACAACTTTATTAGGTGTATAATATGAAGGAAAAGCAGGCGCTTGAGGAGGAGAATATGGCAGCCATCGAAAAGGTGTACCAGCGCCTCAGGGATGATGAAGGGGTACAGGCGTGCATCGAGAAGATAAAGGCGCATCCGTGGGTAAGGGTGGTGGAAGGTAGATAATGGATAACAAGCTCGTTGTTTTTCAGGATAAAAAAATAAGGAGAACATGGTTTAAAAATGAATGGTGGTTCTGTGTTTCTGACATTGTTGAAGCACTGACTGACAGCGCCGATGTAAAACAATACATCAAAAAAATGCGCTCCCGTGATGAACAATTAAATTCGTACTGGGGTACAATCTGTACCCCCCTTGAAATGACTGCAAAGGACGGCAGGAAACGGAAAATAACCTGTTCCAATACTGAAAGTATCTTCCGCATCATCCAATCCATT
This genomic window contains:
- a CDS encoding DUF488 family protein, which codes for MKSLNHKQRILLKVIEALDEKGTSSRFMLVKNLFLLAHEENIGRLIKFYNFFPYRYGPFSNVCYADLAKLEKEGLLTEQGTHLSLTEKGIQAARTADRKASLKVKRVTRKFNSDRDIRKYVYKKFPEYTVKSEIVQQPTKQTTPGLFTIGYEGRDIDSFLNTLIKNDIDLIIDVRKNPFSMNFSFTRNKLQNYLEKMGMQYIHIPELGIESNQRDNLSTIKDYQELFKKYRDTTLKEYPDQIEHITQLSRTHRTALMCFEADTAYCHRTIIARDIEMKHGMEATAL